The following DNA comes from Bradyrhizobium sp. SK17.
TGTGGATCTTCGGCATCTTGCGCGGCGATCTCGGCAACTCGTTATGGCGTTCGACACCGGTGCTCGACGACATGCTGCAGCGTTTGCCGGTTACTTTCGAACTCGGCCTCCTGGCGCTCATCGTCGCGCTGTCGATCGCGTTGCCGATCGGCGTTTATTCCGCGATACGGCAGGATACGGCGGGCGACATCATCGCGCGCTCGTTCTCAATCTTGCTGCTGGCGGTACCGAGCTTCTGGCTGGGCACCATGGTGGTGGTGTTTCCCTCGATCTGGTGGGGTTGGTCACCGGAAGTCAATTATGTTCCCTTCAGCGCGGCCCCGCTGCAGAACCTCAAGCAGATGATCGTGCCGGCTATCGTGCTGGGCGCGGGTCTCTCCGCCGTGACCATGCGGATGACGCGAACCATGATGCTGGAGGTTCTTCGGCAGGATTACATTCGGACCGCCTGGGCGAAGGGTCTTCCGGAGCAGTTGGTGGTCATGCGGCACGCGCTGCGCAATGCCCTCATTCCGGTGATCACCCTGATCGGGCTGCAAGCCCCGCTGCTGATCGGCGGCGCCGTAATCATCGAACAGATCTTCGTCATTCCCGGCATGGGGTCGTTGCTGCTGGAGGCCGTCAACCAGCGTGACTATCCCGTCATCACCGGCGTGTTTCTGGTGGTCGGTGTTGCCGTGATGCTGATCAACCTGATCGTGGACCTGAGCTATGGCCTGCTCGATCCGCGGGTGAGGCACCGATGAATTCGCTGACCGAAGCCAGCCCGATGAAACGGCGGGCCTCGCCAGGCGCCCTGAGGCAGTTCGTGGCGCGGCTGATCCGAGAGCAGCCGGTGGGCGCGGCGGCGGGGGTCGTGTTCGTTCTCTTCCTGTTTTGCGGTGTGTTCGCGCATCTGCTGGCGCCCTACGGCTTCAACGAGATCAGCCCGATCGAGCGGTTGAAGCCACCATCGCTGCGACATCTGTTCGGAACCGACAATCTCGGCCGCGACGTGCTGTCGCGCTGCCTTTATGGCGCCCGGCTGTCGGTGATTATCGGTCTCTCGGCAGCCGCGCTCGCTACCGTGATATCGGTGACCATCGGTACCATAACCGCCTATATCGGTGGCCGATTCGACATGATCGCGCAGCGGTTCGTCGACGCCTACATGTCGTTTCCTGAGCTGGTGATCTTGATCGCGGTGGTATCGGTGCTTGGCCCCGGCATGATCCAGATCATCGGTATCCTCAGTCTGGTGCTTGGCATTGCGGGCTCCCGCATCATCCGCAGCGCCGTGCTGTCGGCGCGGGAGAACCTGTATGTGCATGCAGCACAGTCGATCGGTGCCTCGACTGGCCGCATCCTGTGGCGGCACATCCTGCCAAACATCATGCCGCCGATCATCGTGTTGTTCACCACCCGCGTCGGCGCGGTGATC
Coding sequences within:
- a CDS encoding ABC transporter permease, giving the protein MRAYIVRRLLALIPTLIFASMIVFITVRLIPGDVIDMMLSQNDIGADKLSREQLEHVLGFDRPMAQQYVVWIFGILRGDLGNSLWRSTPVLDDMLQRLPVTFELGLLALIVALSIALPIGVYSAIRQDTAGDIIARSFSILLLAVPSFWLGTMVVVFPSIWWGWSPEVNYVPFSAAPLQNLKQMIVPAIVLGAGLSAVTMRMTRTMMLEVLRQDYIRTAWAKGLPEQLVVMRHALRNALIPVITLIGLQAPLLIGGAVIIEQIFVIPGMGSLLLEAVNQRDYPVITGVFLVVGVAVMLINLIVDLSYGLLDPRVRHR
- a CDS encoding ABC transporter permease, which gives rise to MNSLTEASPMKRRASPGALRQFVARLIREQPVGAAAGVVFVLFLFCGVFAHLLAPYGFNEISPIERLKPPSLRHLFGTDNLGRDVLSRCLYGARLSVIIGLSAAALATVISVTIGTITAYIGGRFDMIAQRFVDAYMSFPELVILIAVVSVLGPGMIQIIGILSLVLGIAGSRIIRSAVLSARENLYVHAAQSIGASTGRILWRHILPNIMPPIIVLFTTRVGAVILAESGLSFLGLGVPPPAPTWGGMLSGSARTYMFQGPWLALAPGLCLTVVVYATNVFGDALRDLLDPRMRNSR